One region of Scophthalmus maximus strain ysfricsl-2021 chromosome 13, ASM2237912v1, whole genome shotgun sequence genomic DNA includes:
- the LOC118318069 gene encoding zinc transporter ZIP3 isoform X2, whose amino-acid sequence MQILVAKLLGLLGLFVLMLAGVLVPVRLLLVDHDRALRYRRALSLCNSFGGGVFLATCFNALLPTVRDKAGDVLRRLQITSDYPLAETMMMLGFFLTVFVEQAVLTFRKEKPSFIDLDTFNAGGSEAGSDSEYDTPFISSPGGGRGGVKGGHRSHGHQHGHFSPGELAGAGPLRLASLVLALSAHSVFEGVALGLQEDGAKLGGLFLGVAVHETLAAIALGVSVAKASLGMKDAAKLGVTISLMIPLGALVGMGIESAQTLAGGVVSVVLQGLAAGTFLFVTFFEILSRELDDKRDRLLKVLFLILGYAALAALVFVKW is encoded by the exons ATGCAGATCCTGGTGGCGAAGCTGCTCGGCCTTCTGGGACTGTTCGTCCTGATGCTGGCCGGCGTCCTGGTCCCCgtgcgcctcctgctggtcgaCCACGACCGGGCGCTCCGGTACCGCAGAGCGCTGTCCCTCTGCAACTCGTTCGGAGGAGGGGTGTTCCTCGCCACGTGTTTCAACGCCCTGCTGCCCACCGTCAGAGACAAG GCGGGCGACGTGTTGCGGCGGCTGCAGATCACCAGTGATTATCCTCTGGCGGAGACGATGATGATGCTCGGGTTCTTCCTCACCGTGTTCGTGGAGCAGGCCGTCCTCACCTTCAGGAAGGAGAAGCCGTCCTTCATCGACCTGGACACCTTCAACGCCGGCGGCTCCGAGGCCGGCAGCGACTCCGAGTACGACACGCCCTTCATCTCCTCGCCAGGCGGCGGCAGGGGCGGGGTCAAAGGCGGCCACCGCTCCCATGGACACCAGCACGGACACTTCAGTCCAGGTGAGCtggcgggggcggggcctctGCGGCTGGCCAGCCTGGTCCTGGCGCTGTCGGCCCACTCGGTGTTCGAGGGCGTGGCGCTCGGCCTGCAGGAAGACGGCGCCAAGCTGGGCGGCCTCTTCCTGGGCGTGGCCGTGCATGAGACGCTGGCCGCCATCGCCCTCGGCGTCAGTGTGGCCAAGGCGTCGCTGGGCATGAAGGACGCCGCCAAGCTTGGAGTCACGATCAGCCTGATGATCCCACTGGGCGCGCTGGTGGGGATGGGCATCGAGTCGGCGCAGACGCTGGCAGGCGGCGTGGTGTCCGTGGTGCTGCAGGGACTCGCCGCTGGCACTTTCCTGTTCGTCACCTTCTTCGAGATCCTGTCCCGAGAGCTGGACGACAAACGGGATCGCCTCCTCAAGGTGCTCTTCCTCATCCTTGGGTACGCAGCGCTCGCCGCGCTCGTCTTCGTCAAGTGGTGA
- the LOC118318069 gene encoding zinc transporter ZIP3 isoform X1 — MQILVAKLLGLLGLFVLMLAGVLVPVRLLLVDHDRALRYRRALSLCNSFGGGVFLATCFNALLPTVRDKFILCPQAGDVLRRLQITSDYPLAETMMMLGFFLTVFVEQAVLTFRKEKPSFIDLDTFNAGGSEAGSDSEYDTPFISSPGGGRGGVKGGHRSHGHQHGHFSPGELAGAGPLRLASLVLALSAHSVFEGVALGLQEDGAKLGGLFLGVAVHETLAAIALGVSVAKASLGMKDAAKLGVTISLMIPLGALVGMGIESAQTLAGGVVSVVLQGLAAGTFLFVTFFEILSRELDDKRDRLLKVLFLILGYAALAALVFVKW; from the exons ATGCAGATCCTGGTGGCGAAGCTGCTCGGCCTTCTGGGACTGTTCGTCCTGATGCTGGCCGGCGTCCTGGTCCCCgtgcgcctcctgctggtcgaCCACGACCGGGCGCTCCGGTACCGCAGAGCGCTGTCCCTCTGCAACTCGTTCGGAGGAGGGGTGTTCCTCGCCACGTGTTTCAACGCCCTGCTGCCCACCGTCAGAGACAAG TTTATCTTGTGTCCTCAGGCGGGCGACGTGTTGCGGCGGCTGCAGATCACCAGTGATTATCCTCTGGCGGAGACGATGATGATGCTCGGGTTCTTCCTCACCGTGTTCGTGGAGCAGGCCGTCCTCACCTTCAGGAAGGAGAAGCCGTCCTTCATCGACCTGGACACCTTCAACGCCGGCGGCTCCGAGGCCGGCAGCGACTCCGAGTACGACACGCCCTTCATCTCCTCGCCAGGCGGCGGCAGGGGCGGGGTCAAAGGCGGCCACCGCTCCCATGGACACCAGCACGGACACTTCAGTCCAGGTGAGCtggcgggggcggggcctctGCGGCTGGCCAGCCTGGTCCTGGCGCTGTCGGCCCACTCGGTGTTCGAGGGCGTGGCGCTCGGCCTGCAGGAAGACGGCGCCAAGCTGGGCGGCCTCTTCCTGGGCGTGGCCGTGCATGAGACGCTGGCCGCCATCGCCCTCGGCGTCAGTGTGGCCAAGGCGTCGCTGGGCATGAAGGACGCCGCCAAGCTTGGAGTCACGATCAGCCTGATGATCCCACTGGGCGCGCTGGTGGGGATGGGCATCGAGTCGGCGCAGACGCTGGCAGGCGGCGTGGTGTCCGTGGTGCTGCAGGGACTCGCCGCTGGCACTTTCCTGTTCGTCACCTTCTTCGAGATCCTGTCCCGAGAGCTGGACGACAAACGGGATCGCCTCCTCAAGGTGCTCTTCCTCATCCTTGGGTACGCAGCGCTCGCCGCGCTCGTCTTCGTCAAGTGGTGA